The sequence below is a genomic window from Lycium ferocissimum isolate CSIRO_LF1 chromosome 9, AGI_CSIRO_Lferr_CH_V1, whole genome shotgun sequence.
agGTGTGAGTAGTCACTAAGGAGATTGAAATACTAGCCCGACAGATTCATTGATCATTATGAACGAAACGTAAAGGTAacgctactccataatgattAAATTCTTAGTGGCTAGGGatgttccatgttgattcatgttctagtAATATTGTTTTTAGTAAGTCCGTCTTCAGATTCAGTATGATTCATATGATTCATAGACTTACATATTGGTgaaaatgctatctcataacgatgttcggaggtgtaacgacctttGGTCACTCCGAAAGATTCAGGGTGTGCTCTTATTATATTCATGcattatatgtgtgtgtgtgtgtgtgtgcgcgcgcgtgccccacaggcgttatatacgcgtatattatattatatgtatataggatATGGGGAAGGttacggcgttatatacgcactgccatatatataaataatatatatatagactatgaccccacaggcgttatatacacgtatattatattatatcatatctaTATGGGGTATAGGGAAGGTTACGACGTTATATATGCActgccacctgatcagctggtcacatgatgatgctgatgcccacagaggccgatatgatgttgatgatgtccaaagaggccgatatgatatgatatgatgagatgcccacagagtgtatatatatatcgacacacacacacacacacacacacacacacatacacacacagaGTACTTATGCATGTCATTGACCCTCAGATGTAGTTTAGAAGTATAGGTTGCATTCTTTTTATCCCATATACTTTCATGTTTCcttatgttactttcatgccttgcatacttagtactttttctgtactgacatcccttttcTGGGggaattgcgtttcatgcccgcaggttcaggtagacaggttgaTGATCCGCCGAGCACCCTCTTGTTTTAgagtttttgttgtgttttggtaCATTATATTTTTGTATGCATACGGGTATGGAGAGGCCCCGTCCCGACCTTATTATGCCATTACTCTATAAGAGGCTTGTAAATAGTTATGGTACAGCCAGACGTTGTATGGCCCCTCAGCccatatttttgttgtatagttgtctttgctggccttgtcggcttgtgcaGTTTTGTGCAACATAGTTATATAGTATGTCCTTTTCGGGCTCAGACCTTTCcaacatattactcttatgaTCTAGCAaattgacatttgatgacccttatggtccactcttgtttatgattatgatatggaaGCATGATTAGCGGTGCTATGTAGGTAGGGctcgggtgcctgtcatggccctccgatttggATCGtcacaaacttggtatcagagaagTTGCGccctagggttgtctgcaagccatgtctagcagagtcttgtttatggtgtgttgtacaccatatttataaacaggaggctacagggcatttaggaagattgtcctttttttttttaaggggaaCCACCCAGTTTCAAAATCAGAACTTGGGTGGTATTTTATTAATCGCAGAAAAGGTACATGAAGGGGATGGCATAAACCTATCCCCTATGCAATATGAGAACTGGACATACCCAGTTCTTATGCATGAATATTTACAAATCCTAATGCTTCTATATGATGCATGACCTAGACATTTGTGTATAATTCTATGTGATGCATGGAATCCTATGAATAAGAAGAAATCAACAATTATCTTTAATTAATGTTAACTGCCTCTTATGTTACATGAAGTCTAATGCAAAACTACTCTATACAAAATCTAACTTTAGGGAGGATCAAAATAGAATTGGCCATTACTTTGAGATCTCTGTCTTATACTTGGCATGCCCCATTTGTCTAGATTGATAATACCCCTGACTGATCTAGGGAGTTCTTGCAAGTTGTTGTACACCACTATGGCATCATGCTCAAGACTAATTTGAGCTAATCTGTCTGCTGCTTGATTTGCCTCTCTCAAGCAGTGGGTGATCTGAAACAGGTGTTGTGCCATCATCTTTTGAATCCAGTTTATAATTTGAGCAGTGATCCAAGGAattttgtatttgttttgtataGCTTGCACAACCAGAAGAGAGTCTAATTCTATCAATATATTTCTCCAACGTTTACTTATGCATATTTCAATTCCTTTTTTCAAAGCCTTTGTTTCAGCCCAGTTGCATGTGCCCCTTCCCATATTTTGACTATCAGCACATATTATGTTCCCTTTGTTATCTCTGAATACTCCCCCTCCTCCACACTCATTTCCTCTACAGCTGCCATCACTGTTCAATTTGACTCTTCCTGTAGGTGGAGAGAACCACTTTATAATCTTGATACTTCTTTTTATACAGTTTCTGTTCATTGTGTTACACATTTTGATCGAATCTGTTTGCTCTTTCACTAATGGGAACTCAGCTCTTATTATTTGTATGATCTGGCTGATGATGTTCTTTACTGAATGAGATCCATTAAAGTTGATGAGGCTAAATCTAATGTTACATCTTGCCTTCCAGATCTCCCAAAGATATTAGTTGTGGTAGTAGTCCCTTTACCATTTTCAGTAAAGGGTTTCTAGCTTTAGTATTCCAAAGAATTTACCATTATTTGTCTCAGAGGAGTATTCTATACCTTGACACCTAGTGGATGACATATCTTGGTCGATAATTCTTGAGCAATATCACTTTGTCCAAAAAGATGTTCAGCAGATTCAATGTTATGTGTTGTAGAACAACAATAGCAAATAGAAGGGCCATGGATTTTGAATCTTCCAATATTGTCATCTGTTGAGAGCTTATCTTTCAAGACTTTCCAGAAATGGAAGTTGATCTTCAACGTGCATCTTTTATTCCATGATCTCTTATCATGCCAATCCCCATTTACTTTTTTCCTTAGTAGATTCCAGGTTGAGGACACTGTGAAATTTCTATCATCATTCAATAGCCATACAGCTTTGTCTTTCATATTTTCAGTGAAGTGAATGTCAAAGTGTtgaattgtaacgacccgtttggtcgttatagtcttttcggcattttcgccctttcccgagcattgattagcttatttttgacccgaggggaccgttggcaTGCTTCTCGAAGTGTCTAGACTGGATTCCggaaacttttgtgaaatataggcttaaagtgaaaaaaatggttgacccaaagttgacttttcgGTAAAcggactttttaaaaaaaatctgttgATTTCGAGAGGTCGGGATGGTCGTTTGGAACTCGTGTGTGTATTTGggtcggttcccaatgcactcggatgcattttgagacttgggttgggaaattggaataTACCCTGACGTTGGGCCTGAGCGGCcactaactgagtcaataacCGAATAGCATCTCGCATCTCCTAGCCTGATGCATCATGCAGAGGAACTGGGGGTACTGTAGCTGCAACCCCTCTGGGATCCGCTGGGACGGAAGGGCTATAAGAAGACTGAGATGGGGCCTCACTTTGGCACTCACCCTGGCCCACATCTACAGGTGGCACCCAATTAGTATCCTTATCTGTCGCAGCCTTGCCTCTCTACCCAACTGAAGCTCTCCTCATCACAGGCATCGCTAAAACCATAGTACGTTATTAGAAAAGGATCCAAAGGATacggctctaacgcacgatctaagataagaaagaagcaGTAAAGGCAATTGATCCAGACAGTGCACCAGGGCCTAATGGCTTTGGTGCAAAGTTCTATCAAGTTTGCATAGATCTAATTATTAATGATGTGCACAAAGCTATCTTAGAATACTTTGAAGTGCTCCATTACCAAGGTATGTCACACATACTTGTCTCGTTATGCTACCCAAATGCCTTAACCCTCAAACCTTCTATGATATTAGACCCATTAGCCTCTGCAATATTTTCAGTAAGATCATTGCTCAAATCTTAGCTAAAAGAGTAGGAGAGAACCTACCCCTCATTATCTCTCCTAATCAGAGTGGCTTTATTCAGGGTAGACAAATTTCTGTTAATATCCTGCTAGCACAAGAACTTGTGTAGGACATTAATAAGTTTAACCAAAGATGATAACATTGTTTTAAACCTAGATATAGCCAAAGCATATGATAGAGTTGCTTGGCCATATCTGTGTAGAATTATGAGGAAACTGGGATTTGATGAAATTTGGATTGATTTGATATATAGACATATTTCTAATAATTGGTACTCTATTATCCTTAATGGAACCAGAAATGGTTTCTTCAAATCCAACAGAGGTCTCAGGCAAAGAGACCCTCTGTCTCTAGCACTCTTTGTAATAAGTGCTGAACATTTatctattttgtttattaacTTGTCTTTGAATGCGAATTACACAGGGTACTACAAGCCTATAAAGGGACCAAGTATTACACACTTGGCATTCACATCAGGTAAACCTGGTGATTTAAGGAAAGTTTTGAATGTTTTAACTATGTATGAGAATGTTTCAGGTCATCTTATaaacaagaataaaagttgtgtGGCCCTGGCTCCAAAAGCATATATTGAACTCATCCACATAATGGTCCACATCACTGGAATGCACAGAAAAGAATGGTCTATCAAGTATCTAGGGTGCCCATTATTTGTTGGAATAATGAAGATCTTATTTTTCTAAGAGATGGTTCAATCTATTACCAAAAGGATCCACACTTGGCATTCTAAATTTCTCTCAATGGGTGGTAGAATTGTTCTCATCAAACATGTATTACTTGCAATGCCAATGCACTTATTGGCAGCCATGAAGCCTCCAAAAGGAACCTTTGAGCAGATAGAAGGGGCCATAGCAAGATTCCTTTGGAATGGAAATGACAACATGAAGAAATATCATTGGTGCAAATGGGAGAAGATGTGCCTGCCATTTGAAGAAGGAggagttgggtttagatgcctGAGAGACACTAGCAAAGCCTTTATTGCTAAGAGTGGTGGAACCTAAGAGTAAAGGAATCCATGAGAAGACTGTATGATAGCAAAGTACCGCACTGCATCAAATCCGATCATCGAAAGAAGAGAGGAGTTCAATCCCATACTTGGAGGGCAATTTGTCAGATAAAACACCATGTGGAAGACAACATAATATGGCAGATTGGAGAAGGCAACTTGTCATTCTGGCATGATAATTGGTCAAAGAAAGGGGCATTATACAAGCTGCTACCAGAAGAATATGTTCCAAATAAATACAAATTGAATGAAGTATATAATAATGGAATCTGGAGATGGGAAAGAGCTGGATACAAAGTTCCTATGATAGTAAGAGCTGCagttcatgtcacgacccattttgacataagtcgtgcgggcacttacctctcccacctcggtaagcgaacccttaacccaatgataattaagacataaataattaaatcaagcaacagaatagaataaatacgtaagtctctctctctctctctatatatatgtgtgtgtgtgtgtgtgtgtagtagaatagtgcggaacaataataatacccccagggtctagtctgagtaattcaagagcatctaaaagggaaataatacaagtctggaataataatacaaaaagtgtctatgtctctgaatagaataggacataatgatagagaagtcttcaaggcagcgaacgaccatgctcaccctggaaactcggaGATAATgctgaagcgactatcagccacgtgtAACGGAAGCGgatccaacctgatactctgcattcataaaggaatgcaacaagtgcagcttagtacaaaacaacagtactgctagacatcatcggccgactaagcatagctaacacaatccagataataaagcagataagtagataaaccaacaagtataagtcaatgtAATCGAATCCAAGTatacgtcatcgcctaagtaaaACCTCTAATCGCAAACGTGCCAAATCTGaatatatcaagtccgaatccaacatcacaagtacaacaccaaaacaactcaaaatcaaaccataatgcaatgcaatagtgtatgaatgcaatgcaatgccatgcaaatgttgtatacacatgtactccggacggaaatatcgacatctcggtagcacaacccagtgtgactcgcgaagtctaagtgtcacTCGTCCTGGATATTTGcctaacagacagacgggaccccggatctttactcactgggggttctcaccggcaccactctgggggacccgcggattCTATGCACTCAttcaatcaatgattccggaagtaacatcggatatcggccatctcGCGTCACTCCagtaaaatcgagcccagctcatcaaagtgtttcatcaagtatcatcagtatctcaacagtgtatcatgaagaTGAGAAtacgtgcaatgcatgtatcaacattaataatcatacTGAACATCACAAGTatcaacaatgggtacgccaacaatatatccgaatcacaaataccaacagtgggtacgccaacaatataatggaatcacaagtaccaacagcaggtacaccaacaatataaccgaatcacaagtaccaacagtgggtatgccaacaacatcgtaatcaacatgataaaacaaatccaatatctatcaacaactcatggcatcaagccaacacaatagaaaatcaaatcacaacataacgggtTGGCTAGCCCCAAACACCCAACAgagcccaacctaaggcaatatccaacccaaatccatacccgaaggttcacatgctatctccaataatataatataaatatgtgcTTCTTTATACGAAGTCTCaacaagggtaagccataacctacctggatggtcgaaccgcaacaccaacaactcactccctttccttgcctttccgctgaacctcggaaccaaagtagtctaagcataatcaaaatctagattagaaatcatgaagaatgatactaatattgctaccatTCAAATTAgggtcaattctaaccctaggaattgggaaaacgggcccacaagggcaaaattggaaatttggaagcaaaatatcaaattaggCACTagatgatcataacccaaccactaattgctaaattaactcatagatttacccaatttcgaatttgaagcaaaacccccaatttgggtataaaccctaactctttga
It includes:
- the LOC132032165 gene encoding uncharacterized protein LOC132032165 is translated as MRKLGFDEIWIDLIYRHISNNWYSIILNGTRNGFFKSNRGLRQRDPLSLALFVISAEHLSILFINLSLNANYTGYYKPIKGPSITHLAFTSGKPGDLRKVLNVLTMYENVSGHLINKNKSCVALAPKAYIELIHIMVHITGMHRKEWSIKIVLIKHVLLAMPMHLLAAMKPPKGTFEQIEGAIARFLWNGNDNMKKYHWCKWEKMCLPFEEGGVGFRCLRDTSKAFIAKSGGT